In Impatiens glandulifera unplaced genomic scaffold, dImpGla2.1, whole genome shotgun sequence, the following are encoded in one genomic region:
- the LOC124917397 gene encoding metal-nicotianamine transporter YSL3-like gives MTAFLFVVSFVGLLALVPLRKIMIIDYKLSYPSGTATAVLINGFHTPKGDDMAKKQVHGFMKFFCISFVWNFFQWFYTGGDGCGFSNFPTFGLKAWEQSFYFDFSATYVGAGMICSHLVNLSLLFGAILSWGIMWPLIRMQNGNWFPSSLPQSSMKSLNGYKVFISIALILGDGLYNFLKILFFTGRSMYEKLKKRTPKPDEVDNNNKPLDEDDEQRNELFVREAIPMWVACVGYFAFSIVSVVVIPLMFPALKWYYVVVAYTIAPSLSFCNAYGAGLTDMNMAYNYGKVALFILAALIGKDSGGVVAGLIGCGLIKSIVSISSDLMHDFKTGHLTLTSPRSMLLSQAIGTAIGCVVAPLTFFLFYKAFDVGNPDGEYKAPYALVYRNMAILGVEGFSALPRHCLQLCYGFFAFAILANLFRDLSPKKIGEWVPLPMAMAVPFLVGAYFAIDMCVGSLIVFVSHKVNSTKATLILPAVASGLICGDGLWILPSSILALAGVKPPICMSFLAKKGV, from the exons ATGACTGCTTTTCTGTTTGTTGTTAGCTTTGTTGGTCTCTTGGCTCTGGTTCCTCTTAGAAAG ATTATGATAATTGATTATAAGTTGTCTTATCCAAGTGGAACTGCCACCGCGGTTCTGATCAACGGTTTCCATACTCCAAAAGGAGATGACATGGCCAA gaAGCAAGTTCATGGGTTCATGAAATTCTTCTGCATTAGTTTTGTTTGGAATTTTTTTCAGTGGTTTTACACGGGTGGGGATGGTTGTGGGTTCTCTAACTTCCCTACGTTCGGGCTGAAAGCTTGGGAGCAATC ATTTTACTTCGATTTCAGCGCGACTTATGTCGGGGCAGGAATGATATGTTCCCATCTTGTGAACTTATCGTTACTTTTCGGAGCAATTTTGTCTTGGGGAATTATGTGGCCATTGATAAGAATGCAGAATGGAaactggtttccttcttctttacCTCAAAGCAGTATGAAAAGCTTGAATGGCTATAAA GTTTTCATTTCTATTGCTCTGATCTTAGGTGATGGTCTCTACAATTTTCTTAAGATATTGTTTTTCACTGGTAGAAGTATGTAtgaaaaattgaagaaaaggaCTCCCAAACCAG ATGAAGTAGACAACAATAACAAACCAttggatgaagatgatgaacaaAGAAACGAATTGTTCGTTAGAGAAGCCATTCCAATGTGGGTAGCATGCGTAGGATATTTCGCTTTCTCCATCGTTTCGGTGGTGGTTATACCACTCATGTTCCCCGCCCTCAAATGGTACTACGTGGTAGTCGCCTACACAATCGCGCCATCTCTCAGCTTTTGCAACGCCTACGGAGCGGGTCTAACTGACATGAACATGGCCTACAACTACGGTAAAGTCGCGCTTTTCATTCTCGCAGCTCTAATTGGAAAAGATTCAGGTGGAGTAGTGGCTGGTCTAATCGGTTGTGGTCTCATCAAATCAATCGTCTCGATTTCCTCCGACCTAATGCATGATTTCAAGACCGGCCATCTCACACTCACTTCTCCGAGATCAATGCTCTTAAGCCAAGCTATCGGAACTGCCATCGGTTGCGTTGTGGCTCCTCTCACGTTTTTCCTCTTTTACAAGGCTTTTGATGTCGGGAATCCAGACGGGGAATATAAGGCGCCTTACGCGCTCGTGTATAGGAACATGGCTATTCTAGGTGTCGAAGGGTTCTCGGCTCTTCCACGTCATTGTTTGCAGCTTTGTTATGGTTTCTTTGCTTTCGCTATATTGGCCAACTTGTTTAGGGACTTGTCGCCTAAGAAAATCGGGGAATGGGTCCCACTTCCGATGGCGATGGCGGTTCCGTTCCTTGTGGGGGCGTATTTCGCGATTGATATGTGTGTGGGGAGTTTGATCGTGTTTGTTTCACATAAGGTTAATAGTACGAAAGCAACTCTTATACTTCCCGCGGTTGCTTCTGGATTGATATGTGGTGACGGGCTGTGGATCTTACCATCTTCTATACTTGCATTGGCCGGGGTTAAGCCTCCAATTTGCATGAGTTTCTTGGCTAAGAAGGGAGTTTGA